One region of Oryza sativa Japonica Group chromosome 5, ASM3414082v1 genomic DNA includes:
- the LOC136356559 gene encoding branched-chain-amino-acid aminotransferase 5, chloroplastic-like isoform X2 encodes MYITKCGQDGNFSEGEMIPFGPIALNPSSGVLNYGQGLFEGLKAYRTTDDSILLFRPEENALRMRTGAERMCMPAPSVEQFVDAVKQTVLANKRWVPPTGKGSLYIRPLLMGSGAVLGLAPAPEYTFIIFVSPVGNYFKEGLAPINLIVEDKFHRATPGGTGSVKTIGNYASVLMAQKIAKEKGYSDVLYLDAVHKKYLEEVSSCNIFVVKGNVISTPAVKGTILPGITRKSIIDVALSKGFQVEERLVSVDELLEADEVFCTGTAVVVSPVGSITYQGKRVEYAGNKGVGVVSQQLYTSLTSLQMGQAEDWLVWTVQLS; translated from the exons ATGTATATCACAAAATGCGGACAGGACGGGAATTTTTCTGAGGGTGAAATGATTCCATTTGGACCTATAGCGCTGAACCCATCTTCTGGAGTCCTTAATTACGGACAG GGATTATTTGAAGGTCTAAAAGCATATAGAACAACAGATGACTCTATCTTATTATTTCGCCCGGAGGAAAATGCACTGAGAATGAGAACAGGTGCAGAAAGAATGTGCATGCCTGCGCCTAGTGTTGAGCAGTTTGTGGATGCAGTAAAGCAAACTGTTTTAGCAAACAAGAGATGG GTGCCTCCTACCGGTAAAGGTTCTTTGTATATTAGACCGCTACTCATGGGTAGTGGTGCTGTTCTTGGTCTTGCACCTGCTCCTGAGTATACGTTCATTATATTTGTCTCGCCTGTGGGGAACTACTTTAAG GAAGGTTTAGCTCCAATAAATTTGATAGTTGAAGATAAGTTTCATCGTGCAACCCCTGGTGGAACTGGAAGTGTGAAGACCATAGGAAATTATGCCTCG GTCTTGATGGCACAGAAGATTGCAAAAGAAAAGGGCTATTCTGATGTTCTCTACTTGGATGCTGTTCACAAAAAGTATCTTGAAGAAGTTTCTTCATGTAATATTTTTGTTGTCAAG GGCAATGTCATTTCAACTCCAGCAGTAAAAGGAACAATATTGCCAGGCATCACAAGGAAAAGTATCATTGATGTTGCTCTGAGCAAGGGTTTCCAG GTCGAGGAGCGACTTGTGTCAGTAGATGAGCTGCTTGAAGCTGATGAGGTTTTCTGCACAGGAACTGCTGTCGTAGTGTCTCCTGTGGGTagtattacctatcaagggaaAAG GGTCGAATATGCTGGCAACAAAGGAGTTGGTGTCGTGTCTCAGCAGCTATATACTTCATTAACAAGCCTGCAGATGGGCCAGGCAGAAGATTGGCTAGTCTGGACTGTGCAACTGAGTTAG
- the LOC107277083 gene encoding berberine bridge enzyme-like 23 has translation MARGQRDAPSGTVGVDGFLSGSGFGLMLRMHGLASDLVVDATMVNAEGEAPRQGRHGGGPLLGHPRWQRRELLRVVVQNQNAQFESLYLGSRYTPWPRRRHGRHLPELGVTASDCIEMMWIQSMLYFAFYGTGKPLEMLLDRGTSKQGKYLKAKSDSDGAGLLILDPYGGEMVRVAPAVTPFPHRQALYNIQYYGFWSNSGAAAAEKHMGWMRGLYGEMEPYVSKNPRGGAAAIAAVTGSLAVCRSWRGGIWLQGQSCHFEITSFDPEIIK, from the exons atGGCGCGCGGGCAGCGCGACGCCCCGAGTGGGACGGTCGGTGTCGACGGGTTCCTCAGCGGCAGCGGCTTCGGCCTGATGCTGCGGATGCACGGCCTCGCCTCCGACCTCGTCGTCGATGCCACCATGGTGAACGCCGAGGGGGAGGCTCCTCGACAGGGCCGCCATGGGGGAGGACCTCTTCTGGGCCATCCGAGGTGGCAGCGGCGGGAACTTCTCCGCGTCGTAGTGCAGAACCAGAACGCGCAGTTCGAGTCCCTGTACCTCGGTAGTCGGTACACGCcttggcctcgtcgccgccatggccgacaCCTTCCCGAGCTCGGCGTGACGGCGAGCGACTGCATCGAGATGATGTGGATCCAGTCCATGCTCTACTTCGCGTTCTACGGCACGGGGAAGCCATTGGAGATGCTCCTGGACAGGGGCACCAGCAAGCAGGGCAAGTACTTGAAGGCCAAGTCCGACTCC GACGGTGCCGGGCTGCTCATCCTCGACCCCTACGGCGGCGAGATGGTCCGCGTCGCGCCAGCGGTGACACCGTTCCCGCACCGGCAGGCGCTCTACAACATCCAGTACTATGGGTTCTGGTCGAatagcggggcggcggcggcggagaagcacATGGGCTGGATGAGAGGGCTCTACGGTGAGATGGAGCCGTACGTGTCCAAGAACCCCAGGGGCGGCGCAGCAGCCATAGCTGCCGTCACAGGATCTCTCGCCGTCTGCCGCTCCTGGCGCGGGGGAATATGGCTCCAGGGGCAATCTTGTCATTTTGAAATCACCTCTTTTGacccggaaataataaaataa
- the LOC136356559 gene encoding branched-chain amino acid aminotransferase 2, chloroplastic-like isoform X1, producing the protein MEYGAATRGALLAAAPLSGARRSWLPLSSPPSPPSIQIQNRLYSISSLPLKARGVRRCEASLASDYTKASEVADLDWENLGFGIVQTDYMYITKCGQDGNFSEGEMIPFGPIALNPSSGVLNYGQGLFEGLKAYRTTDDSILLFRPEENALRMRTGAERMCMPAPSVEQFVDAVKQTVLANKRWVPPTGKGSLYIRPLLMGSGAVLGLAPAPEYTFIIFVSPVGNYFKEGLAPINLIVEDKFHRATPGGTGSVKTIGNYASVLMAQKIAKEKGYSDVLYLDAVHKKYLEEVSSCNIFVVKGNVISTPAVKGTILPGITRKSIIDVALSKGFQVEERLVSVDELLEADEVFCTGTAVVVSPVGSITYQGKRVEYAGNKGVGVVSQQLYTSLTSLQMGQAEDWLVWTVQLS; encoded by the exons ATGGAGTACGGTGCAGCAACGCGTGGCGCGCTCCTCGCGGCCGCCCCGCTCTCCGGCGCCCGGCGTAGCTGGTTGCCCCtctcatcgccgccgtcgccgccctctatTCAG ATTCAGAATCGACTTTATTCGATATCGTCGCTTCCACTAAAGGCTCGAGGCGTGAGAAGATGCGAGGCTTCTCTAGCAAGTGACTACAC GAAGGCATCTGAGGTAGCTGATTTAGATTGGGAGAACCTTGGTTTTGGAATCGTGCAGACCGACTACATGTATATCACAAAATGCGGACAGGACGGGAATTTTTCTGAGGGTGAAATGATTCCATTTGGACCTATAGCGCTGAACCCATCTTCTGGAGTCCTTAATTACGGACAG GGATTATTTGAAGGTCTAAAAGCATATAGAACAACAGATGACTCTATCTTATTATTTCGCCCGGAGGAAAATGCACTGAGAATGAGAACAGGTGCAGAAAGAATGTGCATGCCTGCGCCTAGTGTTGAGCAGTTTGTGGATGCAGTAAAGCAAACTGTTTTAGCAAACAAGAGATGG GTGCCTCCTACCGGTAAAGGTTCTTTGTATATTAGACCGCTACTCATGGGTAGTGGTGCTGTTCTTGGTCTTGCACCTGCTCCTGAGTATACGTTCATTATATTTGTCTCGCCTGTGGGGAACTACTTTAAG GAAGGTTTAGCTCCAATAAATTTGATAGTTGAAGATAAGTTTCATCGTGCAACCCCTGGTGGAACTGGAAGTGTGAAGACCATAGGAAATTATGCCTCG GTCTTGATGGCACAGAAGATTGCAAAAGAAAAGGGCTATTCTGATGTTCTCTACTTGGATGCTGTTCACAAAAAGTATCTTGAAGAAGTTTCTTCATGTAATATTTTTGTTGTCAAG GGCAATGTCATTTCAACTCCAGCAGTAAAAGGAACAATATTGCCAGGCATCACAAGGAAAAGTATCATTGATGTTGCTCTGAGCAAGGGTTTCCAG GTCGAGGAGCGACTTGTGTCAGTAGATGAGCTGCTTGAAGCTGATGAGGTTTTCTGCACAGGAACTGCTGTCGTAGTGTCTCCTGTGGGTagtattacctatcaagggaaAAG GGTCGAATATGCTGGCAACAAAGGAGTTGGTGTCGTGTCTCAGCAGCTATATACTTCATTAACAAGCCTGCAGATGGGCCAGGCAGAAGATTGGCTAGTCTGGACTGTGCAACTGAGTTAG